In a genomic window of Miscanthus floridulus cultivar M001 unplaced genomic scaffold, ASM1932011v1 fs_422_1_2, whole genome shotgun sequence:
- the LOC136531720 gene encoding uncharacterized protein, with amino-acid sequence MTAWKGPLPPPRITPLPSIGDFISPALQRQTRRRPGVHRPQFQIPNLGSTVIQNRTRPKPTRPAQVAPTRSATRRPLVAPHKGGPTQAEASTQPLRGPRRRVVNPTIIDAAATCAPSYLEVLMAGGDGGRRGGRGAPGSGGADRRRGRGRAIIDDGRGRDDGQGHRGRGRGGPMHNSGRGGPAPSAGRGGPPPAGPPPAGGRGNSARGGRNPRHAGGEADKDQGPNSSATEAAVVEQGQAEQEEGKKRKRNTVKKVCTICTDEHFTNLCPLLRGPKPSVALCGAAEDGMGFFQIQGARNNQIVETSQSSIAALVTVKVGKVSAQLLQAELARIIPVRWDWEVQQLGANSYVVPFPSKEELDRMIAIDTINTKNKEGTISFAEFVDDVQPIKVLEQVWLNVTGVPRRLRSFLSLWAVGTIVGATQKVDMVHLRATGQARILVAVFDPKKIPGMADVCVGTSIYRLFFKAEEDLQADTGADPSDEDLLSDKDLEEGDREMEDAEDPNPQNPQDNRKSSQQAPQHTQNVPPMQQANLVDEALDLACEQLLDEISLKVALESDLGTTRKSYSPPTQEELAFFNSNNTLFSSAVVPLPSTKIASTFVDASGEGGEGFTPPLPSPSPPLELVSLAAPIDIGCGLVGGSSEAALSSTSTAVETGIMTSVPAAVEEPEYAPAAQGRGPAPPPLEVTALMPAQGGGSATSTEETLRLDSSSPNVEVAQVMESTAAEVQEGGPTSPLAPLSTPTGGETVVVPASATWGEVAGTTATATLSTQPGEAVETPLPAAPSPPATTLGEAAVAPAGASQAVLEAALLEGAGATSPSLEGASNPTPVVVPIKELRRSTRNATLADIHTLHKAERLTAKKNLEFSGHFQGSVLVTLLGPAAA; translated from the coding sequence ATGACGGCATGGAAAGgaccactgccaccaccacggATCACGCCTCTACCCTCCATCGGCGATTTCATCTCGCCGGCGTTGCAGCGGCAAACTCGCCGGCGTCCGGGTGTCCATCGGCCTCAATTTCAAATTCCAAATCTTGGATCCACCGTCATCCAAAACCGGACTCGGCCCAAGCCGACGCGACCGGCTCAGGTCGCCCCGACTCGGTCGGCTACGAGACGGCCTCTGGTCGCACCGCATAAGGGCGGTCCCACGCAAGCCGAAGCCTCCACGCAACCACTCCGAGGCCCGAGACGTCGAGTGGTCAACCCTACGATCATCGACGCCGCCGCAACCTGCGCTCCGTCATACCTCGAGGTGCTGATGGCCGGGGGAGACGGGGGAAGGAGAGGAGGCCGGGGCGctcctggcagcggcggagccgaTCGCCGCCGGGGTCGCGGCCGCGCCATCATCGACGACGGACGCGGACGGGACGACGGCCAGGGACATCGAGGACGTGGTCGCGGGGGTCCGATGCACAACTCTGGCCGTGGGGGTCCAGCACCCTCTGCCGGCCGTGGAGGCCCTCCACCGGCTGGCCCTCCACCGGCCGGCGGTAGGGGCAACTCTGCCCGGGGTGGACGAAACCCTCGGCACGCAGGAGGTGAAGCTGACAAAGATCAAGGTCCAAATAGCTCTGCAACAGAGGCTGCAGTGGTTGAACAGGGACAAGCCGAGCAAGAAGAAGGGAAGAAAAGGAAACGAAACACAGTGAAGAAGGTGTGCACTATTTGCACGGATGAGCACTTCACAAATTTATGCCCTTTGTTGCGAGGCCCCAAACCCTCAGTCGCGTTGTGTGGTGCAGCTGAGGATGGGATGGGGTTTTTCCAAATCCAGGGTGCAAGAAATAATCAGATCGTGGAGACATCACAGTCTTCAATTGCAGCACTCGTCACTGTCAAAGTCGGCAAAGTATCGGCACAGTTACTTCAGGCGGAGCTGGCTAGGATTATCCCGGTCCGTTGGGATTGGGAGGTACAACAGCTGGGGGCTAACTCTTATGTTGTCCCCTTCCCCAGCAAAGAAGAACTGGATCGCATGATAGCAATAGACACCATCAACACAAAGAACAAGGAAGGCACTATATCTTTTGCTGAGTTTGTGGATGATGTGCAGCCTATTAAGGTGTTGGAGCAGGTATGGCTAAATGTCACCGGTGTCCCTAGGCGCCTGCGTTCGTTCCTATCGCTGTGGGCAGTGGGGACTATTGTTGGAGCTACGCAGAAGGTGGACATGGTTCATCTCAGGGCAACAGGTCAAGCCCGCATTCTAGTGGCTGTTTTTGACCCCAAGAAGATACCAGGTATGGCGGACGTTTGTGTTGGCACTAGTATCTACCGCCTATTTTTCAAGGCGGAGGAAGATTTACAAGCCGACACCGGTGCTGATCCGTCTGATGAGGACTTGTTGAGTGATAAAGATCTGGAGGAGGGAGACCGTGAAATGGAAGATGCGGAAGATCCTAACCCGCAGAACCCTCAGGATAATAGGAAGTCTTCCCAACAAGCACCGCAGCATACTCAAAATGTCCCACCTATGCAACAGGCAAATCTAGTAGATGAAGCTTTGGACTTGGCCTGTGAGCAACTCTTGGATGAGATCAGTCTTAAAGTTGCTTTGGAGTCTGACCTGGGGACTACCAGGAAGAGTTACTCTCCACCAACACAAGAAGAATTAGCGTTTTTTAACTCTAATAATACTCTTTTTTCTTCTGCTGTTGTGCCACTACCTTCGACAAAGATTGCTAGTACATTTGTCGACGCTTCGGGTGAGGGAGGAGAGGGCTTTACTCCGCCATTGCCCTCCCCCTCGCCACCGCTGGAGCTGGTGTCTCTTGCTGCCCCTATTGATATAGGGTGCGGCCTCGTTGGGGGCTCATCGGAGGCGGCCCTCTCTTCTACTTCTACAGCGGTGGAGACCGGTATCATGACGTCGGTCCCTGCAGCGGTGGAGGAACCAGAGTACGCCCCCGCTGCACAGGGACGTGGCCCGGCACCCCCACCACTGGAGGTCACCGCCCTGATGCCTGCACAGGGAGGTGGCTCGGCCACATCGACGGAGGAGACGCTCCGGCTTGACTCGTCGTCACCCAATGTTGAGGTGGCTCAGGTGATGGAGTCCACCGCTGCGGAGGTTCAGGAGGGGGGCCCTACTTCGCCACTCGCCCCCCTGTCCACGCCGACCGGGGGAGAGACAGTGGTGGTGCCGGCCTCTGCTACCTGGGGAGAGGTAGCGGGGACTACCGCCACTGCTACTCTCTCCACCCAGCCTGGAGAGGCTGTGGAGACGCCACTGCCTGCTGCACCCTCTCCCCCTGCTACGACCTTGGGAGAGGCAGCGGTGGCACCAGCCGGTGCATCTCAGGCCGTCTTGGAGGCAGCATTGTTGGAAGGAGCGGGTGCTACCTCACCATCTCTTGAGGGAGCCTCCAATCCCACACCTGTGGTGGTTCCCATCAAAGAACTACGACGGAGCACCAGAAACGCAACTTTAGCGGATATTCATACACTCCATAAGGCGGAACGTTTGACGGCGAAAAAGAACCTCGAATTCTCAG